The nucleotide sequence TGTGGACGTGAATTCCTCCCATGAAGAATTAGTTGCCAAAGTTAGGGAGTTCCTAAGGGAGAAATTTGTAAAGGCTGATGTGGGGATAACTGGAGCCAATGCTGTAGCCGCTGACACAGGTTCGGTTATATTGGTGGAGAATGAGGGAAATATAAGAATGAGTAGTGTTCTACCAACTGTTCACATAGCTGTGGCAGGAGTAGAGAAGATAGTTCCTACATTCTATGATGCGCTCACTGAAGCTACAGTTCAGGCAGCTTTTGCAGGTCTGTATCCTCCGACCTATATCAATGTGTCCTCTGGTCCAAGTTCTACAGGGGATATAGAGATGAAGAGAGTTAGTCCAGCCCATGGTCCAAAAGAATTCCATTTAGTTATTGTAGATAATGGCAGGATCCAAATCTCTAAGGACGAGATTTTGAAGGAGACTCTTTTGTGTATCAGGTGTGGTCGCTGTCATATGCATTGCCCCGTATATAGGGTGGAAGGAGTTGACTGGGGAGATCCACCATACACTGGACCAATGGGTGCAATGTGGTCTTATGCAGTTTATAGGGATACTAAACCAGCTATGTATTGCATGCATTCAGGTAATTGTAAGGAAGTGTGCCCAATGAAAATTAACATTCCTAGAGTTCTAG is from Sulfolobus acidocaldarius DSM 639 and encodes:
- a CDS encoding LUD domain-containing protein gives rise to the protein MSEWEIAVNRAINNNVPKVFQILNKYPYILELAKKLREAKLQVLSNPEKYIEETINSVKRIGGNAYFVRDANEAREVISKIVGSGKKVVMGKSMVAYEIGLRKHLQSIGNEVWETDLGEFLIQLADEPPSHILAPAVHMTKERIAKLIREKLHVDVDVNSSHEELVAKVREFLREKFVKADVGITGANAVAADTGSVILVENEGNIRMSSVLPTVHIAVAGVEKIVPTFYDALTEATVQAAFAGLYPPTYINVSSGPSSTGDIEMKRVSPAHGPKEFHLVIVDNGRIQISKDEILKETLLCIRCGRCHMHCPVYRVEGVDWGDPPYTGPMGAMWSYAVYRDTKPAMYCMHSGNCKEVCPMKINIPRVLERIKAIGNGSVRDGDGYRKK